The genomic window CGCCTCGCCCAACCAGGTGGTCTGCCATGGCGTGCCATCCGAGGCGGACCGGCTGCGCGACGGCGACATCGTCAACTTCGACATCACCCTGGAAAAGAACGGCTTCATCGCCGACTCGAGCAAGACCTACCTGGTCGGCAACGTCTCCCCCGCCGCCCGGCGCCTGGTGGACGTCACCTACGAGGCGATGTGGAAAGGCATCCGCGCGGTGAAACCCGGCGCCCGCCTGGGCGATATCGGCCACGCCATCGAACGGCACGCGCGGCAGCACGGCTATACCGTGGTCGAGGACTACTGCGGCCACGGCATCGGCCGCGAGATGCACGAGTCGCCGCAGGTGCTGCACGTCGGCCGCCCTGGCACCGGGCAGGTCCTCAGGCAGGGCATGACCTTCACCATCGAGCCGATGCTCAACCAGGGCCACTCCGGCGTGAAAACCCTGGCGGACGAATGGACCGTGGTCACCCTCGACGGCCAATTGTCTGCGCAGTTCGAACACACGGTGGCCGTCACCGCCAAGGGCGTCGAGGTGCTGACGCTGCGCGCCGAAGAGCGCGCCGCAGGGCTTGCGTAGAACGCGAGAGGGAAGTTTCCGCGCCATATGCCAGACCTGTAGGAGCTGGCCATGCCTGCGACAGCACAACCAATGCCTTTAAGGAAATTGCTGAAATTCCGAAATAATCAGAATTTTATTGCGCACCTGACAAAATACGAGCAATCAAACGCCAGCCTACGTCCCGTCACATTCCCTAGAATGTTCTCCTGCTGCTCTTCCACCTTCCCGGCCCCCAAGGAGGCCCGCGATGACCTGTGCCCTCTCCCTCGAAGCGCTGGCCTACGACCACCACGATGGCGAGGAAATCCTGCCGCACTGCCACAACCAGGCGCAGCTCATCCATTCCCTCTCGGGCGTGATGCTGGTGGCGGCGG from Pseudomonas sp. GCEP-101 includes these protein-coding regions:
- the map gene encoding type I methionyl aminopeptidase, coding for MAESGRLLAKVFGFVDTLPLEGMTTLEVNDRVERYIVDELQARPASKGQYGFAFVLNASPNQVVCHGVPSEADRLRDGDIVNFDITLEKNGFIADSSKTYLVGNVSPAARRLVDVTYEAMWKGIRAVKPGARLGDIGHAIERHARQHGYTVVEDYCGHGIGREMHESPQVLHVGRPGTGQVLRQGMTFTIEPMLNQGHSGVKTLADEWTVVTLDGQLSAQFEHTVAVTAKGVEVLTLRAEERAAGLA